GATCCAGACCACACCAAGTATCTACAGTAAATAATCCTGACATTGTGTCAGAGGCGTTAGTGAAGATTATCACTATGAATGGTGATGCCAAATGTTCTTAGTATTGAGTATGAGtccaaagtaaaaaataaaaagatcacgttctattttccatttaattgttcaattatttttgttttgttttttattccctACGCTATGatctaaatgttgttttaaagccATTTCTTTTCATCTAATTAAGTCTGTAATTCTGGTGGCCACAACTTTGaaatactatttattttataacaataTTATGTAAGAGACATGGCGATCCAAACCACGCCAGGTATCTACAGTAAATCTTCTTGACGTTGTGCCATGTAGCACAAAGGCAACAAGGatgcttgttttgttgtgtgtaagCATAAGTGAGGATTATCACTATGGCTTAAGACGCCAAATTTTCTGATTATTGAGTATGAGtcaaaatttgaagaaaaaatatcACATTCTTTTTTCCGTTTAATTgttcaattacttttttttttaatcttcccacGCTATGatctaaatgttgttttaaagccTTCTGAATGTTTCATTACTTCTAGTGTCTGTAACTCTGGTGGCcacaaatttaaaataccaaatatttaaaaacatcagaGTCATCCCTAAGAAAATGTGTAATATGTTTGGAATCGTAGAAACATATAGAATCATTAAATCCCACAAAATTCCCAAAATATGATATGAAGACATGCCCTTGATGCCCTTAAATGGTAGATCTGGCCCTGCTTTACAAAGGCACATCCTAATCTGGATATGTTTAATATAAACTACTCTGCAGGTAGGCTCTAGTAAGCAGTGTGCAGTAGGGAGAGCAACATGTATCTATCAGTttagagcaaaaaaaacattagtatttttttttttaaattaaaaatccacctaaatgttaaaaggTTGAGATAGTAGTAGTAAAAAATCTACATATACTCCTGCACAGAtgtacattatttaaaaaaaaaactacaagatACAAACAGTTTGAAGACTGTCATATCATCAAGATTGACATAGTGATATAGAAAGGTTTATAAATCTCCTAGTTTATGGACTGAACATGCAAAATATAGAACTGCAACATGTGTAACTTGTGTAACTTGTGTATTATAAAGTAATCTTAATATACTGGGTTTTCATATAGTTTAAAATACTACAGTAAATCAAAACAGTTATCTTAATGAACAATTGGCCTGCCTTACCAGAGAGCCACACTTGGACTGCCATGGCTCGCTGTATGTAAACATGTACAGAGATGAAATGCTGAGTGGCTCCTCTGGGTGAAAATGTTATTCAGAATGTTGTAATTGAAACTGTTAATACTTAAGTTACACTGAAGTTAATGTCAATGGTATTTTTGACAAAAGACACTTTTAAGCAAATGCACAGGCACGAGCAATGCAGGCACATGAGGTGGTAGGATTTACCCCACAGGGGCAAAAACATTCAGGGGACACAGCCCCCACAATCAGTTCTCTGTTAACTATGCCACATTGCATGCAATGAACATTGCACTCTGTCAAATTGTCTTTTAGTTTGTTTAACCATGCAGTGGAGGGGACTCCAACCAACCGATATACAGAGATTTTTGCAGTGATCCTCTCATAGCTAACGAGACACTGGAAAAGAGTCTCACACTTTTCTCTTCTTGCTTGACATATTCATCTTAACAGTGTCCTTNNNNNNNNNNTACCACAGAGATATCAGGAGAGGTAAACGTCCTCCCTGTCTACATGCGACATCCATTCTACAATGCTCCACTGACCTTTAAGCCTGAATGAGCACACAGCAGGAGGCACCAACAGCTTTTATTATCTGCAGGACAGAATGAAGACAAAAGAAGGAACTGTGTTTGTTACTGAAGAGGATCCGCGCTGAAGTACAGCGATTTGCCTAAATATTTCCTCACTACGATGTATCACTGAAAATCCCGTCACTCACAGTTCTGTGTCCTCGATACAGTCTGGGTCCTCGATGGTCTCCAGCCGTCTCTTACAAGCACCTAAGATCTTTTTCCTTGGTCCTAAGGGGATGTGGATACTCTTAAGGTCATGGTCAGAGCAGAGCAACAGTGCTTCAAGGTCAATCTTTTCCCTcttgaaaatggagaaaaagtcACTCATGCTCTGTGTGGCGAGGAAGACCTCCAGCGGGCTTGTGTTAACCTCATCATCATCGTCCAGCCCTAATTCGATTTCTTCCCAGGGCAGCTCCTCCACGTTCCTCTCCTGCAGGCTGCGTGCACTGCCAATGCTGTCTTCATCTGCACTCGCATATTGCTGCAGCCTACTGCGTAAACGCACATTATTGCCTGACCGGTCTGCACTGTCCTCATCCCGACCACCGAGGTCGAACATTCCCCCACTCACATAGTTCCTCCTAAAGACCATGGTGCCCAGACCGGGTCTGTTAAACAGAGAATCATGTCCCGAGTCAGTGCTGATCTCAGAGTAGTCCACATCGGTCCCGTGGAGGTCTGGCTCGCTCATGGCACGTGAAATGGCATCATAATTGTCTCTGGGGAACATGTCACGAATGTTGCGGCGGCCACGGTCCTTTGGGTTGACGTAGGTCCCCTGTTTGACAAACATAATATCGTTGCCCATCTGAAGTCCAGAGAGGGAGCGCACACTCTTCCTCCCATCCTCGTAGATTTTAAAGGTTCCATCTCCTTGCTTCCTCTTCTCCAGCTTCCTCTGAATCTTTGTCTTCCCTCGGTTTGTGGCATGGAGAGTAGCCTAACAGGATATGAATACATACAGCAATTAGGCACAATTACAAATGAAAGGATTAGAATTTCCAACATTGCTAGTGACCAATTTTAAAAGCTTTGCTATAGATCAGTATTAGCTTTGCTACTTTTCATAGCCACTGGATTATCACATAAATTGATAATGACATTCATTCCCAAGAGGATGAAatctactgactttggtgatcagTGACTTTCCCTCTACTGTCACCATGAgttaaatgttatgttttttaatgacataTGTTTTGTGTAGACATCTGTGGCCCCAAAATGATGAATTGTACAATAACTTCGGTACACCCATTTGCTTTGCCCTAACAGAATcttgccaaaattcaagcattttGGCATGCTAACAAGCTAAGATGGTCATAACAATTATACTTATATActtgtatatataatatatatacttatatatataatatatatattatgcagTGAAGAGGAAGGTATTCTTTCTAGTTGGCAACCTGAACTATGTAACCATGCAAAACAAACATACTCTGAACatttagaatatatatataaaaactccTGACCTGAGAATATGGCACACTGACTGTGGCTGCATTAAAGTTGTGCAGCTTGTGGCTAAGAGAGCTGCTGGTGTAACTGGAAAAGCTCATGACATCTGATGCAGAAGCCTCAGAAGTCTCCCTGTGAAACCTTCGCTCCATGCGTTTGTGGTGTTTCTTCTGCATCTTCACACACTCTTTGATTCGCCGCTCAGCATCGCGAAACGCCCGGTCCTTCATCTTGCTGACCAGCTTTGAGTTGAGGCCCGTCTGCTTGGTGGCGATGGTGTCTAAGTAGCGAACGCAATCCAT
The nucleotide sequence above comes from Etheostoma spectabile isolate EspeVRDwgs_2016 chromosome 15, UIUC_Espe_1.0, whole genome shotgun sequence. Encoded proteins:
- the ush1ga gene encoding Usher syndrome type-1G protein homolog isoform X2; protein product: MNDRYHKAARDGYLDLLKEATRKDLNAPDEDGMTPTLWAAYHGNLEALQLIAARGGNPDKCDIWGNTPLHLAAANGHLNCLFFLVSFGANIWCLDNDYHTPLDMAATKNHMDCVRYLDTIATKQTGLNSKLVSKMKDRAFRDAERRIKECVKMQKKHHKRMERRFHRETSEASASDVMSFSSYTSSSLSHKLHNFNAATVSVPYSQATLHATNRGKTKIQRKLEKRKQGDGTFKIYEDGRKSVRSLSGLQMGNDIMFVKQGTYVNPKDRGRRNIRDMFPRDNYDAISRAMSEPDLHGTDVDYSEISTDSGHDSLFNRPGLGTMVFRRNYVSGGMFDLGGRDEDSADRSGNNVRLRSRLQQYASADEDSIGSARSLQERNVEELPWEEIELGLDDDDEVNTSPLEVFLATQSMSDFFSIFKREKIDLEALLLCSDHDLKSIHIPLGPRKKILGACKRRLETIEDPDCIEDTEL
- the ush1ga gene encoding Usher syndrome type-1G protein homolog isoform X1 yields the protein MNDRYHKAARDGYLDLLKEATRKDLNAPDEDGMTPTLWAAYHGNLEALQLIAARGGNPDKCDIWGNTPLHLAAANGHLNCLFFLVSFGANIWCLDNDYHTPLDMAATKNHMDCVRYLDTIATKQTGLNSKLVSKMKDRAFRDAERRIKECVKMQKKHHKRMERRFHRETSEASASDVMSFSSYTSSSLSHKLHNFNAATVSVPYSQATLHATNRGKTKIQRKLEKRKQGDGTFKIYEDGRKSVRSLSGLQMGNDIMFVKQGTYVNPKDRGRRNIRDMFPRDNYDAISRAMSEPDLHGTDVDYSEISTDSGHDSLFNRPGLGTMVFRRNYVSGGMFDLGGRDEDSADRSGNNVRLRSRLQQYASADEDSIGSARSLQERNVEELPWEEIELGLDDDDEVNTSPLEVFLATQSMSDFFSIFKREKIDLEALLLCSDHDLKSIHIPLGPRKKILGACKRRLETIEDPDCIEDTEL